The following are encoded in a window of Oncorhynchus mykiss isolate Arlee chromosome 31, USDA_OmykA_1.1, whole genome shotgun sequence genomic DNA:
- the LOC110504939 gene encoding four and a half LIM domains protein 1 isoform X1, with the protein MAYRLSGPRSYATSTMTERFDCYYCRDNLHGKKYVKKDEKHVCTKCFDKLCANTCAECRRPIGADAKELNHKNRHWHEDCFRCAKCYKPLANEPFSARDDGKIMCGKCGSREDGNRCQACYKVVMPGTQNVEYKKKVWHEECFTCFECKQPIRSQSFLNKGDDIYCGPCHDKKFAKKCFHCKQPITSGGISYQDQPWHSECFVCRTCRKNLAGTRFTSHEEHVYCVDCYKTSVAKQCNGCKNPITGFGHGTNVVNYEGHSWHEYCFNCKKCSLSLANKRFVINGENIYCPDCAKKL; encoded by the exons ATGGCTTACAGACTTTCAG GGCCCAGGAGCTACGCTACTTCCACCATGACTGAACGCTTCGACTGTTACTACTGCCGTGACAACCTGCATGGGAAGAAGTATGTTAAGAAGGATGAGAAGCACGTGTGTACAAAGTGCTTCGACAAGCTCTGCGCCAACACCTGCGCAGAATGCCGTCGCCCCATTGGGGCTGATGCCAAg GAGCTGAACCATAAGAACCGCCACTGGCACGAGGACTGCTTCCGCTGTGCCAAGTGCTATAAGCCCCTGGCCAATGAGCCCTTCAGCGCCAGGGACGACGGCAAGATCATGTGCGGCAAGTGTGGCTCCCGCGAGGATGGCAACCGGTGCCAGGCCTGCTACAAGGTGGTCATGCCAG GCACACAGAATGTGGAGTATAAGAAGAAGGTGTGGCATGAGGAGTGCTTCACCTGCTTTGAGTGCAAGCAGCCAATCCGCTCACAGAGCTTCCTGAACAAGGGCGATGACATCTACTGCGGCCCGTGCCATGACAAGAAGTTCGCCAAGAAATGCTTCCACTGCAAGCAG cccatcACTTCAGGTGGTATAAGCTACCAGGATCAGCCATGGCACTCTGAGTGCTTTGTGTGTCGTACCTGTCGTAAGAACCTGGCCGGAACCCGCTTCACCTCCCACGAGGAGCACGTCTACTGTGTGGACTGCTACAAGACCTCTGTTGCCAAGCAGTGCAACGGCTGCAAGAACCCCATCACAG GGTTTGGCCATGGGACCAATGTGGTGAACTACGAGGGTCACTCCTGGCACGAGTACTGCTTCAACTGCAAGAAATGCTCCCTCTCCCTGGCCAACAAGCGCTTTGTCATCAACGGAGAGAACATCTACTGCCCTGACTGTGCTAAGAAGCTGTGA
- the LOC110504939 gene encoding four and a half LIM domains protein 1 isoform X2, protein MTERFDCYYCRDNLHGKKYVKKDEKHVCTKCFDKLCANTCAECRRPIGADAKELNHKNRHWHEDCFRCAKCYKPLANEPFSARDDGKIMCGKCGSREDGNRCQACYKVVMPGTQNVEYKKKVWHEECFTCFECKQPIRSQSFLNKGDDIYCGPCHDKKFAKKCFHCKQPITSGGISYQDQPWHSECFVCRTCRKNLAGTRFTSHEEHVYCVDCYKTSVAKQCNGCKNPITGFGHGTNVVNYEGHSWHEYCFNCKKCSLSLANKRFVINGENIYCPDCAKKL, encoded by the exons ATGACTGAACGCTTCGACTGTTACTACTGCCGTGACAACCTGCATGGGAAGAAGTATGTTAAGAAGGATGAGAAGCACGTGTGTACAAAGTGCTTCGACAAGCTCTGCGCCAACACCTGCGCAGAATGCCGTCGCCCCATTGGGGCTGATGCCAAg GAGCTGAACCATAAGAACCGCCACTGGCACGAGGACTGCTTCCGCTGTGCCAAGTGCTATAAGCCCCTGGCCAATGAGCCCTTCAGCGCCAGGGACGACGGCAAGATCATGTGCGGCAAGTGTGGCTCCCGCGAGGATGGCAACCGGTGCCAGGCCTGCTACAAGGTGGTCATGCCAG GCACACAGAATGTGGAGTATAAGAAGAAGGTGTGGCATGAGGAGTGCTTCACCTGCTTTGAGTGCAAGCAGCCAATCCGCTCACAGAGCTTCCTGAACAAGGGCGATGACATCTACTGCGGCCCGTGCCATGACAAGAAGTTCGCCAAGAAATGCTTCCACTGCAAGCAG cccatcACTTCAGGTGGTATAAGCTACCAGGATCAGCCATGGCACTCTGAGTGCTTTGTGTGTCGTACCTGTCGTAAGAACCTGGCCGGAACCCGCTTCACCTCCCACGAGGAGCACGTCTACTGTGTGGACTGCTACAAGACCTCTGTTGCCAAGCAGTGCAACGGCTGCAAGAACCCCATCACAG GGTTTGGCCATGGGACCAATGTGGTGAACTACGAGGGTCACTCCTGGCACGAGTACTGCTTCAACTGCAAGAAATGCTCCCTCTCCCTGGCCAACAAGCGCTTTGTCATCAACGGAGAGAACATCTACTGCCCTGACTGTGCTAAGAAGCTGTGA